A genomic stretch from Embleya scabrispora includes:
- a CDS encoding gamma-glutamyl-gamma-aminobutyrate hydrolase family protein: MPKPLIGISTYHEESARWGAWQQPAALVPLNYPEYFRRAGALTVLLPPDEPDAAVETVERLDAVVIAGGPDVRPQRYGAQPHPRSGPHNDARDLWEIALIEAALASNTPLLAICRGMQLLNVVLGGTLIQHLPDVVGHGEHSGSPGAMAAHVVEPIPGTLFGSLGVEAYEVPTFHHQAVDRLGNGLVVCARARDGIVEAVEAPNEKFVLGVQWHPEAGRDTRVADALVAAARRPHLVPAQRPETLHAAAVADTSSPVA; encoded by the coding sequence ATGCCCAAGCCCCTGATCGGTATCAGCACCTACCACGAGGAATCCGCCCGCTGGGGCGCGTGGCAGCAGCCCGCCGCCCTGGTCCCGCTCAACTATCCGGAGTACTTCCGCCGGGCCGGCGCCCTGACGGTCCTGCTGCCGCCGGACGAGCCCGACGCGGCGGTCGAGACGGTCGAGCGGCTGGACGCGGTGGTGATCGCGGGCGGGCCGGATGTACGGCCGCAGCGCTACGGTGCCCAGCCGCACCCGCGGAGCGGCCCGCACAACGATGCGCGCGACCTGTGGGAGATCGCGCTGATCGAGGCGGCCCTCGCGTCGAACACCCCGCTCCTGGCGATCTGCCGAGGCATGCAGCTGCTCAACGTGGTGCTCGGCGGCACGCTGATCCAACACCTGCCGGACGTGGTCGGCCACGGCGAACACTCCGGTTCGCCCGGAGCCATGGCCGCGCACGTGGTGGAGCCGATCCCCGGGACGTTGTTCGGGTCCCTAGGGGTGGAGGCGTACGAGGTGCCTACCTTTCACCACCAGGCGGTGGACCGGCTCGGCAACGGACTGGTGGTGTGCGCTCGGGCCCGGGACGGCATCGTGGAGGCCGTCGAGGCGCCGAACGAGAAGTTCGTGCTCGGCGTGCAGTGGCACCCCGAGGCGGGCCGGGACACGCGCGTCGCGGACGCCCTGGTCGCCGCCGCCCGCCGGCCGCACCTGGTGCCCGCACAGCGGCCCGAGACGCTGCACGCCGCCGCTGTCGCCGATACCTCTTCCCCGGTGGCCTGA
- the eat gene encoding ethanolamine permease has protein sequence MPARTKQGGGTDTTAAAGTADTYLEKRTLRRGSAGWLLLTGLGVAYVVSGDFSGWNYGLAEAGFGGLAIAAALMGLMYTCMVFSLAELASILPAAGGGYGFARRALGTWGGFLTGTAILIEYVLAPAAIVIFIGDYVESLNLFGLESSWPVYLACFGIFIGIHLWGVGEALRFSFVVTGIAVAALLIFAVGAFTEFDGGGLNDIPVDHDALGANSWLPFGLLGIWSAFPFGMWFFLGVEGVPLAAEETKDPARTLPKAMGLSIGVLLLLAVLTFLAATGAHGSNAVLDAGNPLVTALQGDGDPTALSRFVNYAGLAGLVASFFSLIYAGSRQLFALSRAGYLPRFLSLTSRRKAPWLGLVVPGALGFTLAAWSGDGARMLNIAVFGATISYALMSLSHIVLRRREPDLPRPYRTPGGSVTSSVAFVLACSALVATFLVDKEAAFIALGVYAVALAYFALYSRHRLVANAPEEEFAALAAAEAELDRD, from the coding sequence ATACCAGCGCGCACGAAGCAGGGCGGCGGCACCGACACGACCGCTGCGGCCGGCACGGCGGACACCTACCTGGAGAAGCGCACCCTGCGTCGCGGCAGCGCCGGTTGGCTGCTGCTGACCGGCCTGGGTGTGGCCTACGTGGTCTCGGGCGACTTCTCCGGGTGGAACTACGGCCTGGCCGAGGCCGGCTTCGGCGGGCTGGCGATCGCCGCCGCGCTGATGGGCCTGATGTACACGTGCATGGTGTTCTCGCTGGCCGAGCTGGCCTCGATCCTGCCCGCGGCGGGCGGCGGCTACGGCTTCGCGCGCCGCGCCCTCGGCACCTGGGGCGGCTTCCTGACCGGGACCGCGATCCTGATCGAGTACGTGCTGGCCCCGGCCGCGATCGTGATCTTCATCGGCGACTATGTGGAGTCGCTGAACCTGTTCGGCCTGGAGTCGTCGTGGCCGGTCTACCTCGCCTGCTTCGGGATCTTCATCGGCATCCACCTGTGGGGCGTCGGCGAGGCGCTGCGGTTCAGCTTCGTGGTGACCGGCATCGCCGTGGCCGCGCTGCTGATCTTCGCGGTCGGCGCCTTCACCGAGTTCGACGGCGGCGGCCTGAACGACATCCCGGTCGACCACGACGCGCTCGGCGCCAACTCGTGGCTGCCGTTCGGCCTGCTCGGCATCTGGTCGGCGTTCCCGTTCGGGATGTGGTTCTTCCTGGGCGTGGAGGGGGTGCCGCTGGCCGCCGAGGAGACGAAGGATCCCGCCCGTACGCTGCCCAAGGCGATGGGCCTGTCGATCGGCGTGTTGCTGCTGCTGGCCGTGCTCACCTTCCTGGCCGCGACCGGGGCGCACGGGTCGAACGCGGTCCTGGACGCGGGCAACCCGCTGGTGACCGCGCTCCAGGGCGACGGTGACCCGACCGCGCTGAGCCGGTTCGTCAACTACGCGGGTCTGGCCGGCCTGGTAGCCTCGTTCTTTTCGCTGATCTATGCCGGATCCCGGCAGTTGTTCGCCCTCTCCCGGGCGGGCTACCTGCCTCGCTTCCTGTCGCTGACCAGCCGCCGCAAGGCGCCCTGGCTCGGCCTGGTGGTTCCGGGTGCGCTGGGCTTCACACTGGCCGCCTGGAGCGGGGACGGCGCTCGAATGCTGAATATCGCCGTGTTCGGTGCGACGATCTCCTACGCGCTGATGTCGCTCTCGCACATCGTGCTCCGTCGTCGCGAGCCCGATCTGCCCCGGCCGTACCGCACTCCCGGTGGCAGTGTCACCTCGTCGGTGGCCTTCGTGCTCGCCTGCTCCGCGCTGGTCGCGACGTTCCTGGTGGACAAGGAGGCCGCGTTCATCGCGCTGGGTGTCTACGCGGTCGCGCTCGCGTACTTCGCGTTGTACAGCCGGCATCGTCTCGTGGCCAACGCGCCGGAGGAGGAGTTCGCGGCGCTGGCCGCGGCCGAGGCCGAACTCGACCGGGACTGA
- a CDS encoding phosphocholine-specific phospholipase C, with the protein MTEFSRRSFVGASAAVGAAGAVGLTATPAQADPDPAVDAARRPAPGSIEDVRHVVILMQENRSFDHYFGALAGVRGFADRQGLVLPGGGDVFRQPHPGRTDGGYLLPYRMDSTRYNAQNAGGLPHDWTTGHTAVNNGAQNRWVAAKGERSMGYFTREDIPYQYALADAFTVCDAYFTSLNGPTDPNRLYLWSGTAGPGRDGTTGPWIDNTPVTDNPVADWTTYAERLSAAGVSWRVYHNPSKDERYGDYDDNGLSYFKQFHAFAEDDPRYVNAMTKWDLSAFDTHCKDGTLPTVSWLVAPYLFSEHPDAGPNYGAHWVNTALRSMFANPEVWKHTVFLLMYDENDGYFDHVVPPMPEPGTPEEFVGGRPIGLGSRVPLWVVSPWSRGGRVNSQVADHTSVLRFLETVTGVAEPNISAWRRTVCGDLTSCFDFARPDFTIPALPDTNELIAKADAAKALPGVRLPEPGAQQVPVQEPGYRPHLPLPYRPWADATVDRGTGRVVCTLVNEGTVGYHFTVFPNIALPFAGTPFTVAAGKSATYVWEAAGTDGAYDFSVHGADGFVRRFAGTVVREPQRDIAVPSVRATLRGHRPESARLDLRLGNDGDTEVRFTLTPNDFGGTARDHWIGPRAHDSVSWPTDEHGRYDITITAPDGFARRYAGTVHPSDRD; encoded by the coding sequence ATGACCGAGTTCAGCCGCCGCTCCTTCGTGGGGGCCTCCGCGGCCGTCGGCGCGGCCGGCGCGGTGGGTCTCACCGCGACGCCCGCGCAGGCGGATCCGGATCCGGCCGTGGACGCCGCCCGCCGGCCCGCGCCGGGCAGCATCGAGGACGTGCGCCACGTGGTGATCCTGATGCAGGAGAACCGCAGCTTCGACCACTACTTCGGCGCCCTCGCGGGCGTCCGGGGTTTCGCCGACCGGCAGGGGCTGGTCCTGCCGGGCGGCGGCGACGTGTTCCGCCAGCCGCACCCGGGCCGCACCGACGGCGGCTATCTGCTGCCGTATCGGATGGACTCCACCAGGTACAACGCGCAGAACGCCGGCGGCCTCCCGCACGACTGGACCACCGGGCACACCGCGGTCAACAACGGCGCACAGAACCGCTGGGTGGCGGCCAAGGGCGAGCGGTCGATGGGCTACTTCACCCGGGAGGACATCCCGTACCAGTACGCCCTCGCCGACGCGTTCACCGTCTGCGACGCGTACTTCACCTCGCTCAACGGGCCCACCGACCCCAACCGGCTCTACCTGTGGTCCGGCACGGCGGGACCAGGTCGGGACGGCACCACGGGGCCGTGGATCGACAACACCCCCGTGACGGACAACCCGGTCGCCGACTGGACCACCTACGCCGAGCGGTTGTCCGCCGCCGGGGTGAGCTGGCGGGTGTACCACAACCCGAGCAAGGACGAGCGCTACGGCGACTACGACGACAACGGACTGTCGTACTTCAAGCAGTTCCACGCGTTCGCCGAGGACGACCCGCGGTATGTGAACGCGATGACCAAGTGGGACCTGAGCGCGTTCGACACGCACTGCAAGGACGGTACGCTGCCCACGGTTTCCTGGCTGGTCGCGCCGTATCTGTTCAGCGAACACCCCGACGCCGGGCCGAACTACGGGGCGCACTGGGTGAACACCGCGCTGCGCTCGATGTTCGCCAACCCCGAGGTGTGGAAGCACACCGTGTTCCTGCTGATGTACGACGAGAACGACGGCTACTTCGACCACGTGGTGCCGCCGATGCCGGAGCCCGGCACGCCCGAGGAGTTCGTCGGCGGGCGGCCGATCGGGCTCGGATCGCGGGTGCCGCTGTGGGTGGTCTCGCCGTGGAGCCGGGGCGGGCGGGTGAACTCGCAGGTGGCCGACCACACGTCGGTGCTGCGCTTCCTGGAGACGGTGACGGGGGTCGCGGAGCCCAACATATCCGCGTGGCGGCGCACCGTCTGCGGCGACCTGACCTCGTGTTTCGACTTCGCCAGGCCCGACTTCACGATCCCGGCGCTGCCGGACACGAACGAGTTGATCGCCAAGGCGGACGCGGCCAAGGCGCTGCCCGGTGTGCGGCTGCCCGAGCCCGGCGCCCAGCAGGTACCGGTCCAGGAACCGGGCTACCGGCCGCATCTGCCGCTGCCGTACCGGCCGTGGGCGGACGCGACCGTGGACCGGGGCACCGGTCGGGTGGTGTGCACGCTGGTCAACGAGGGCACGGTGGGCTACCACTTCACCGTGTTCCCGAACATCGCGCTGCCGTTCGCCGGTACGCCGTTCACCGTGGCGGCGGGCAAGAGCGCGACGTACGTATGGGAGGCGGCGGGTACGGACGGCGCGTACGACTTCAGCGTGCACGGGGCGGACGGCTTTGTGCGCCGCTTCGCCGGCACCGTGGTGCGCGAGCCGCAGCGCGACATCGCGGTGCCGTCGGTCCGGGCCACGCTGCGCGGACACCGGCCGGAATCGGCGCGGCTCGACCTGCGGTTGGGCAACGACGGCGACACGGAAGTGCGCTTCACTCTCACGCCGAACGACTTCGGCGGCACCGCGCGCGACCACTGGATCGGCCCGCGCGCCCACGACTCCGTTTCCTGGCCCACCGACGAACACGGCCGCTACGACATCACGATCACCGCTCCCGACGGCTTCGCCCGCCGCTACGCCGGCACGGTCCACCCCTCCGACCGCGACTGA